In a genomic window of Gadus chalcogrammus isolate NIFS_2021 chromosome 17, NIFS_Gcha_1.0, whole genome shotgun sequence:
- the rce1a gene encoding CAAX prenyl protease 2, with protein MVDDDELFSSHRTKEDMDINGELVPPDGLCWISVFSCLLLACSYVGSLYVWRSDLPRDHPTVIKRRFTSVLIVSALSPAFVWTWKEFTGVRPTPSLLALMGIRFEGLIPAVILPLLLTMVLFLGPLTQLAMDCPWGFLDGLRVALDPWFWSLCASDMRWLRNQVVAPLTEELVFRACMLPMLVPCAGPALAVITCPLFFGVAHFHHVIELLRFRQGTISGIFLSAVFQFSYTAVFGAYTAFIFIRTGHLIGPVMCHSFCNYMGFPAVSAALDHPHRTTVLACYLLGVGLFFLLLFPMTEPAYYSPPTPVCTLAPRLTSLCSS; from the exons ATGGTAGATGATGACGAGTTATTCTCCTCACATCGGACCAAAGAGGACATGGATATCAATGGCGAGCTCGTACCCCCTGACGGGCTGTGCTGGATATCAGTGTTTTCCTGCTTACTACTCGCATGTTCCTACGTTGGGAGTTTATATGTATGGAGAAGTGACCTACCAAG GGATCACCCAACGGTGATCAAGAGGCGCTTCACAAGTGTGCTGATAGTGTCTGCGCTGTCACCTGCTTTTGTGTGGACATGGAAGGAATTCACAGGTGTAAGG CCAACTCCCTCCTTGCTGGCTCTGATGGGGATCCGCTTTGAGGGGCTCATTCCGGCCGTCATACTTCCCCTGCTGCTCACCAtg GTCCTCTTCCTAGGCCCTCTCACCCAGCTGGCCATGGACTGTCCCTGGGGCTTCTTGGATGGCTTACGGGTAGCTCTTG accCGTGGTTCTGGAGCCTGTGTGCCAGCGACATGCGCTGGCTGAGGAACCAGGTGGTGGCCCCCCTCACGGAGGAGCTGGTGTTCAGGGCCTGCATGCTGCCCATGCTGGTGCCGTGCGCCGGCCCCGCTCTCGCCGTCATCACCTGCCCCCTCTTCTTTGGCGTGG CCCACTTTCACCACGTCATCGAGCTGCTGCGCTTCAGACAAGGGACTATCTCTGGGATCTTCCTCTCTGCAG TGTTCCAGTTTTCCTACACAGCGGTGTTTGGGGCCTACACCGCCTTCATCTTCATCCGAACCG GGCACCTGATCGGGCCCGTGATGTGCCACTCCTTCTGCAACTACATGGGCTTCCCGGCCGTCAGCGCGGCCCTGGACCACCCCCACCGCACCACCGTGCTGGCCTGTTACCTGCTGGGCGTGGgcctgttcttcctcctcctcttccccatgACGGAGCCCGCCTACTACAGCCCGCCCACCCCCGTCTGCACCCTGGCCCCCCGCCTCACCTCGCTGTGTTCGTCTTGA
- the rab1ba gene encoding zRAB1B, member RAS oncogene family a codes for MNPEYDYLFKLLLIGDSGVGKSCLLLRFADDTYTESYISTIGVDFKIRTIELDGKTIKLQIWDTAGQERFRTITSSYYRGAHGIIVVYDVTDQESYNNVKQWLQEIDRYASENVNKLLVGNKCDLTTKKVVDYTTAKEFADSLAIPFLETSAKNATNVEQAFMTMAAEIKKRMGPGATAGGDKPNLKIDSTPVRQSGGGCC; via the exons ATGAACCCAGAATA TGACTACCTCTTCAAGCTCCTGCTCATTGGAGACTCTGGAGTGGGGAAGTCCTGCCTTCTCCTCCGTTTCGCT GATGACACCTACACAGAGAGCTACATTAGCACCATCGGAGTGGACTTTAAGATCCGCACCATTGAGCTTGACGGCAAGACCATCAAGCTGCAGATT tgggacACGGCTGGCCAGGAGAGGTTCCGCACCATCACGTCCAGCTACTACCGCGGCGCCCACGGCATCATCGTCGTGTACGACGTCACGGATCAG GAGTCGTACAACAACGTGAAGCAGTGGCTCCAGGAGATCGACCGCTACGCCAGCGAGAACGTCAACAAGCTGCTGGTGGGGAACAAGTGTGACCTGACCACCAAGAAGGTGGTGGACTACACAACGGCCAAG gagttCGCCGACTCCCTGGCCATCCCCTTCCTGGAGACCAGCGCCAAGAACGCCACCAACGTGGAGCAGGCCTTCATGACCATGGCGGCGGAGATCAAGAAGCGCATGGGCCCCGGGGCTACGGCGGGCGGGGACAAGCCCAACCTGAAGATCGACAGCACCCCCGTGCGGCAGtccggcggcggctgctgctaa
- the peli3 gene encoding E3 ubiquitin-protein ligase pellino homolog 1 has protein sequence MVLEGSSEALCPAPSLELRPSCNNTKSQPSPPPPLPLGTSGPQPHDPVFPSDKEPVKYGELIVLGHNGSLSNGDKGRRRSRLALYKRPKANGVKPDVIHNISTPLVSKALSNKSQHSISYTLSRSHSVIVEYTHDTNTDMFQIGRSTENMIDFVVTDTAGGSGGGGGGGGSGGGGQGAAGEGVGGGGGGQSAQSTISRYACRIMCERSAPYTARIYAAGFDSSKNIFLGERAAKWRTSDGLMDGLTTNGVLVMHPAGDFVSEPAPGVWREISVCGNVFALRETRSAQQRGKLVENESNTLQDGSLIDLCGATLLWRTSAGLRRTPTLKQLESLRQELNAARPQCPVGFNTLAFPSLAQREIVDKKQPWVYVNCGHVHGYHNWGYRKDKTPAAGGVPGLGGTAPASLGGPGGSGGDRECPMCRRVGPYVPLWLGCEGGLYLDAGPPTHAFCPCGHVCSERTASGWSQIPLPHGTHAFHAACPFCGTWLTGEQGHIKLIFQGPVD, from the exons ATGGTTTTGGAGGGTAGCTCGGAGGCCCTTTGTCCCGCCCCGTCTCTGGAGCTGCGCCCGTCCTGCAACAACACCAAGAGCCAGCcgtcgccgccgcccccgctgCCCCTCGGAACCTCCGGCCCGCAGCCGCACGACCCCGTCTTCCCCAGCGACAAGGAGCCCGTCAAGTATGGGGAGCTCATCGTCTTAGG GCACAACGGCTCGCTGTCCAATGGCGACAAGGGGCGACGGCGAAGCCGCCTGGCGCTGTACAAGAGGCCGAAGGCCAACGGCGTCAAGCCCGACGTCATCCACAACATCTCCACCCCGCTGGTGTCCAAG GCCCTCAGCAACAAAAGCCAGCACAGCATCTCGTACACACTGTCGCGGAGCCACTCGGTCATTGTGGAGTACACCCATGACACCAACACAGACATGTTTCAG ATTGGCCGGTCCACCGAGAACATGATCGACTTTGTGGTGACAGACACGGctggcggcagcggcggcggcggcggcggcgggggcagcGGAGGGGGGGGCCAGGGCGCGGCCGGGgaaggggtgggaggaggaggaggtgggcagTCGGCCCAGAGCACCATCTCGCGCTACGCCTGCCGCATCATGTGCGAGCGGAGCGCGCCATACACCGCCCGCATCTACGCCGCGGGCTTCGACTCCTCCAAGAACATCTTCCtgggg GAGCGAGCCGCTAAGTGGAGGACCTCTGACGGTCTGATGGACGGCCTCACCACCAACGGGGTGCTGGTCATGCACCCGGCGGGAGACTTCGTGTCCGAGCCGGCGCCGGGCGTGTGGCGGGAGATCTCCGTGTGCGGGAACGTCTTCGCCCTGCGGGAGACGCGCTCGGCCCAGCAGCGGGGGAAACTG GTGGAGAACGAGTCCAACACCCTCCAGGACGGCTCCCTGATCGACCTGTGCGGCGCCACCCTGCTGTGGCGGACGTCGGCGGGGCTGCGGCGCACGCCCACCCTGAAGCAGCTGGAGTCGCTGCGGCAGGAGCTGAACGCCGCGCGGCCCCAGTGCCCCGTGGGCTTCAACACGCTGGCCTTCCCCAGCCTGGCCCAGCGCGAGATCGTGGACAAGAAGCAGCCCTGGGTGTACGTCAACTGCGGCCACGTGCACGGCTACCACAACTGGGGCTACCGCAAGGATAAGACCCCGGCGGCCGGCGGGGTCCCCGGGCTCGGGGGCACGGCGCCGGCCAGCCTCGGGGGCCCCGGGGGCTCCGGGGGCGACCGGGAGTGCCCCATGTGCCGGCGCGTGGGCCCCTACGTGCCCCTGTGGCTGGGCTGCGAGGGGGGGCTGTACCTGGACGCGGGCCCCCCCACGCACGCCTTCTGCCCGTGCGGCCACGTGTGCTCGGAGCGGACGGCGTCGGGCTGGAGCCAGATCCCGCTGCCGCACGGCACGCACGCCTTCCACGCCGCGTGCCCCTTCTGCGGCACCTGGCTGACCGGGGAGCAGGGCCACATCAAACTCATCTTCCAGGGCCCCGTCGACTGA